The following coding sequences lie in one Buchnera aphidicola (Stegophylla sp.) genomic window:
- the rsmI gene encoding 16S rRNA (cytidine(1402)-2'-O)-methyltransferase: MALVSNAGTPVVNDPGYPLIQKCHKKNITVIPLPGACAAITALSASGIPSNQFCYKGFIPKKKIKRINFLQKLKTKQTTTIIYESCHRILDSLKDIITILGPDKKITLAKEITKKWEKIKYGKSQNILLWLKNNQLKQKGEIIIIIKGYKKKNIHFLPKKILNTFLLLNSEISITKSIQLTALIHKTNKNELYKNIIQYIKNDKK; the protein is encoded by the coding sequence ATTGCTTTAGTTTCAAACGCAGGTACTCCAGTTGTTAACGATCCAGGATACCCATTAATTCAGAAATGTCATAAAAAAAATATTACAGTTATACCACTTCCTGGAGCATGCGCTGCTATAACAGCTTTAAGTGCATCCGGTATACCAAGTAATCAATTTTGTTATAAAGGTTTTATACCTAAAAAAAAAATAAAAAGAATAAATTTTTTACAAAAATTAAAAACAAAACAAACAACAACAATTATATATGAATCATGTCATCGTATTTTAGACAGCTTAAAAGACATTATTACAATTTTAGGTCCTGATAAAAAAATTACTCTTGCAAAAGAAATAACAAAAAAATGGGAAAAAATTAAATATGGAAAATCACAAAATATCTTACTATGGTTAAAAAACAATCAACTAAAACAAAAAGGAGAAATAATTATTATTATAAAAGGTTATAAAAAAAAAAATATTCATTTTTTACCTAAAAAAATATTAAATACATTTTTGCTACTAAATTCCGAAATATCAATCACAAAATCCATACAATTAACTGCATTAATACACAAAACTAATAAAAATGAATTATATAAAAATATTATACAATATATTAAAAATGACAAAAAATAA
- a CDS encoding SAM-dependent methyltransferase: MIKRYIGKLYIVPTPIGNLEDITIRAINTLKNVDLIASENTKHTKILLKVFNINTSIISLHNHNENKQTKQIIIMLKKKILL, translated from the coding sequence ATGATAAAACGATATATCGGAAAACTGTACATTGTTCCAACTCCTATCGGAAATTTAGAAGATATTACTATAAGAGCTATTAATACTTTAAAAAATGTTGATCTAATAGCTTCAGAAAACACAAAACATACAAAAATTTTATTAAAAGTATTTAATATTAACACTTCGATAATATCTTTACATAATCATAATGAAAATAAACAAACCAAACAAATAATTATTATGTTAAAAAAAAAAATATTGCTTTAG